The Dokdonella koreensis DS-123 genome has a segment encoding these proteins:
- a CDS encoding formate dehydrogenase subunit delta, which produces MDVERLVQMANDIANYFASEPDREAGIEGMAGHIRRFWEPRMRRQILAHWQAGGEGLLPLAGEAIARLAAAETARSA; this is translated from the coding sequence ATGGACGTAGAACGACTCGTGCAGATGGCCAACGACATTGCCAACTATTTCGCTTCCGAGCCCGATCGCGAGGCCGGCATCGAAGGGATGGCCGGCCACATCCGGCGGTTCTGGGAGCCGCGCATGCGCCGCCAGATCCTGGCCCACTGGCAGGCCGGCGGTGAGGGGCTGCTGCCGCTGGCCGGCGAGGCGATCGCCCGCCTGGCCGCCGCCGAGACCGCGCGCAGCGCCTGA
- the fdhD gene encoding formate dehydrogenase accessory sulfurtransferase FdhD has product MRDTPSPPAVDAGAVRRPITRVRGGQRLQEDDWIAAEIPVAIHYNGQPHVVMMATPADLEDFVLGFSLSEAVIAGAHELGEVQVHPLLEGIEVAARIPEDRAAAVATRQRNLTGRSSCGLCGTQELEDVVRHPPPVGAGPVIDAAALQRALAALGRAQPVNALTGATHAAAWADPAGTLLAVREDVGRHNALDKLIGAMAAAEIDPQAGFVVVTSRASYEMVQKAATVGITLMAAISAPTALAIHLAASAGLTLVGFARPDGHAVYSHPHRISAPES; this is encoded by the coding sequence ATCCGAGACACCCCGTCGCCGCCGGCCGTCGATGCCGGTGCGGTGCGGCGCCCGATCACACGCGTGCGCGGCGGCCAACGGTTGCAGGAGGACGACTGGATCGCCGCCGAGATCCCGGTCGCGATCCACTACAACGGCCAGCCGCACGTGGTGATGATGGCGACGCCGGCGGACCTGGAGGATTTCGTTCTCGGCTTTTCGCTGAGCGAGGCGGTGATCGCCGGTGCGCACGAACTGGGCGAGGTGCAGGTCCATCCGCTGCTCGAAGGCATCGAGGTGGCCGCGCGCATCCCCGAGGATCGCGCCGCCGCCGTCGCCACGCGCCAGCGCAACCTGACCGGCCGCAGCAGCTGCGGCCTGTGCGGCACGCAGGAGCTGGAAGACGTCGTGCGCCATCCGCCGCCCGTCGGCGCCGGCCCGGTCATCGACGCCGCCGCGCTGCAGCGGGCGCTGGCCGCGCTCGGCCGCGCCCAGCCGGTCAATGCGCTGACCGGCGCCACGCATGCCGCCGCCTGGGCCGATCCCGCCGGCACGCTGCTGGCGGTCCGCGAGGATGTGGGCCGGCACAATGCGCTGGACAAGCTGATCGGCGCCATGGCGGCCGCCGAGATCGATCCGCAGGCCGGCTTCGTGGTCGTGACCAGCCGCGCCAGCTACGAGATGGTGCAGAAGGCCGCCACCGTCGGCATCACGCTGATGGCGGCGATCTCTGCGCCGACGGCGCTGGCGATCCACCTGGCGGCCTCGGCCGGCCTGACCCTGGTCGGCTTCGCCCGGCCCGACGGCCATGCCGTCTACTCGCACCCGCACCGCATTTCCGCCCCCGAGAGCTGA
- a CDS encoding OmpP1/FadL family transporter, giving the protein MKTTPRRSVSLALAALPLAVAVGLAAGNAHASAFQLKENSVKGMGRAFAGAGAAPDDYAVVVNNPAAMLDLPGRGLQVDLTAIQVSAKFKGNGTDALGRPISGGNGGDGGGTEPVPAIYFLAPINDRVSLGAGLTVPFGFVTEYDTGWVGRYQAYKSDLQVPALTFSGAFRINDAFSIGASAIAQRAKADLSNAIDLGAILAGPTQGAILPQGADGRIRMTGEDWAWGWQLGVLWKPTGADRIGLNYHSKIKHEISGNATFQVPAAVAPLLDPAFTNTRGSATLNTPAFTELSWWHTFTDRFSFGASVAYTEWSSFQDLTIEFANPAQPNAVEPFGWRDTWFGSIGGDYKLNEAWTLRAGFAVDGTPTHVDTRTPRVPDATRRWVSIGVGYKPSETLEINAGYTHLFVNDAHIDTVNATGDRLTGKFENYSNLLGVSGVFRF; this is encoded by the coding sequence ATGAAAACCACCCCACGCAGATCCGTTTCGCTGGCACTCGCCGCGCTGCCGCTCGCCGTCGCGGTTGGGCTGGCCGCAGGCAACGCGCACGCCAGTGCGTTCCAGCTCAAGGAAAACAGCGTCAAGGGCATGGGCCGCGCGTTCGCCGGCGCCGGCGCCGCACCGGACGACTATGCCGTCGTCGTGAACAACCCCGCCGCCATGCTCGACCTCCCCGGCCGTGGCCTGCAGGTCGACCTGACCGCGATCCAGGTCAGCGCCAAGTTCAAGGGCAATGGCACCGACGCGCTCGGCCGGCCGATCAGCGGCGGCAACGGTGGCGACGGCGGCGGCACCGAGCCGGTCCCGGCCATCTATTTCCTCGCACCGATCAACGACCGCGTCAGCCTCGGTGCCGGGTTGACCGTGCCGTTCGGCTTCGTCACCGAATACGACACCGGCTGGGTCGGCCGCTACCAGGCCTACAAGTCGGACCTGCAGGTGCCGGCGCTGACGTTCTCCGGCGCGTTCCGCATCAACGACGCGTTCTCGATCGGCGCCAGCGCGATCGCCCAGCGCGCCAAGGCCGACCTGTCCAACGCCATCGACCTCGGTGCGATCCTGGCCGGTCCCACGCAGGGCGCGATCCTGCCGCAGGGTGCCGACGGCCGCATCCGCATGACCGGCGAGGACTGGGCCTGGGGCTGGCAGCTCGGCGTCCTGTGGAAGCCCACCGGCGCCGACCGCATCGGCCTCAACTACCACTCCAAGATCAAGCACGAGATCAGCGGCAACGCCACCTTCCAGGTCCCCGCCGCCGTCGCGCCGCTGCTCGACCCGGCCTTCACCAACACGCGCGGGTCGGCCACGCTCAACACGCCGGCGTTCACCGAGCTGAGCTGGTGGCACACCTTCACCGACCGCTTCAGCTTCGGCGCCAGCGTCGCCTATACCGAATGGTCCAGCTTCCAGGACCTGACGATCGAGTTCGCCAATCCGGCCCAGCCCAATGCGGTGGAGCCGTTCGGCTGGCGCGACACCTGGTTCGGTTCGATCGGTGGCGACTACAAGCTCAACGAGGCCTGGACACTGCGCGCCGGTTTCGCCGTCGACGGCACGCCGACCCACGTCGACACGCGCACCCCACGCGTGCCCGATGCCACCCGCCGCTGGGTCAGCATCGGCGTCGGCTACAAGCCGAGCGAGACGCTGGAGATCAATGCCGGCTACACGCACCTGTTCGTCAACGACGCGCACATCGACACGGTCAACGCCACCGGCGACCGCCTCACCGGCAAGTTCGAGAACTACTCCAACCTGCTCGGCGTCTCGGGCGTGTTCCGCTTCTGA
- a CDS encoding ECF-type sigma factor: MADLSPAITSALAEAHDAAGRDRLLGLVYEDMLRIARAQLRRQRSGNTLDTRALVNEAYLKLFDGTGLDYANRTHFFATAARAMRQVAIDYARARLAERRGGGAEHVDLDALEEQPLPVDAQAEQLLAIDAALHKLAGLDERLVKVVELRFFAGLDVKDIAVLLEVSEPTIKRDTRAAKAFLQRELAGAAP; encoded by the coding sequence ATGGCCGACCTGTCGCCCGCGATCACGTCCGCTCTTGCCGAGGCGCACGACGCCGCAGGCCGCGACCGGCTGCTGGGCCTGGTCTACGAGGACATGCTGCGCATTGCCCGGGCGCAGCTGCGCCGGCAACGCTCGGGCAATACGCTCGACACGCGCGCACTGGTCAACGAGGCCTACCTCAAGCTGTTCGACGGCACCGGCCTGGACTACGCCAATCGCACGCACTTCTTCGCGACGGCGGCCCGCGCGATGCGCCAGGTGGCGATCGACTACGCCCGCGCGCGGCTGGCCGAGCGGCGCGGCGGCGGTGCCGAGCACGTCGACCTCGACGCGCTGGAAGAGCAGCCGCTGCCGGTCGATGCGCAAGCCGAGCAGCTGCTGGCGATCGACGCGGCGCTCCACAAGCTGGCCGGCCTCGACGAGCGGCTGGTCAAGGTGGTCGAGCTGCGCTTCTTCGCGGGCCTGGACGTGAAGGACATCGCCGTGCTGCTGGAGGTCTCGGAGCCGACGATCAAGCGCGATACGCGGGCCGCGAAAGCGTTCCTGCAGCGGGAACTGGCGGGCGCCGCACCGTAG